The Fibrobacter sp. UWH4 genomic interval AAGGCCCGCTTCCATATTGTCGGTGATTTCGACATTCACGGTCTTAATTTGGACGTTGTCAAGTACATCCATGGCGCGGACGCGGAACACGTACGTTCCCGCCGGATACTGTTCCGCGGTAAAGTTCATGCGCAACTTGGCGCGCTTGGAATTCTGTTCCAGGTACGGCCACGGATGGAACGGATCCTGCACTCCGACCACTTCGAAAGAAATTCCCTCGTCGGCCTGTTCCCTGAAATCAAGCGCAGTAGAATCTTCGATAATCACCTGCAGGCACGCGGGAGTCTGCAACTTGACAGTTTCACCATCAGCAAAGGAAGTCACGTTGTTCCCCATGTAGCAGGACTGAATCTGAATGTTCGGCGGAACCGTATCGTGAAGATCGGCAGCAAACTCAGAAAGTCCTCCGATACTCAGATTCCGCAACCATAGGCGTCCTACACTGCCGCTGTTATTGGAATACGCCCAGGCACTGAATTCTGCCGCCGAATCGCCCGAAGAAATCTTTCGCGGCGTCACGAATTCCGTTTCGAAACGTCCCGACTTCACGGGAACCTTTTCGGAGTACACCAGCGGTCCGTCGTAGAAAATCATCATCGAATCGTTACCGTCCGTTTGGGAACTGGCAACCTGCAAATCCAAGACTTTCTCGATGCGGCCTTCGCGCAAGACCAGGTCAACATAGCCGTCATCCATCCCCGACACGGTTCCCGACAGACGCATCTTGTCGAGAGCCTTGATAGTATCTAGGGTAGAATCGAGAGTCACCTTCAGTTCGCTGCGGGGCATACGGACAACGGGTTCACCCATGAGCACGTAGCGTTCGTTGTTGTAGCGTTGCCTGTTGTACTCGAGCCCCGTCGTATTCCTCTTGGCATTCAAGAAAGCAAGGCCGATTGTAGACGATTCCCGCAGCAGGGCTTCTTCGAGCAGTTCCGTTCCAAAAGCCACATTATACGTCGCAAAAGTTTCGCGGCTCGCCCCCACCGAATTGATAGAACCGGCACTGGGCGCCAACAGGAATTCCTCGGAAAGCGAACGGCCATCTCCTTCGTCAAAACGCCCCACCGTACAGGAGAACGATCCAAGAATCGTATAGCGCCCTTCGTTGTTGATTTTCGAAAGGTAGCTTGGCTTCAGAAGACCTTCGCTAGCCCAGTCCGTCTTGGATCCGTGCCCAAAATAGACCGAGAACAAGGCTCCCTGATTCAAGAAATCCAGCAAGGTTTCAGCCGCATCCTTCTTTTGCCCCGCAGCGTCTTCCACATAATCCAACAAGTAGACCTTTTTCATGTTCCAACGGTAGCCCCGTTCCACAGAAAGGCTGTCGATCATGCGCGCCACCGTTTCCTGGTAACGCGTATGCGGGTCACCGTCCGTGTGCCCGCTATTTACAGCATCATCTGCCGCAAACAGCAAAGAGGATCTCCAGTCCGAATAGTCCATGACTCCGACGGAATCGTAATCCTTGGCCTTCTTGATATACTGCGCGAATTCGGTCACCGAATTCACCGGCAAACGACCCACCGCAATATCCAAATCATATTTGCCATACTGGCAGACTTCTCCCGAATCAAGAATTCCGAAAAAGTCCTCGACAACAGCATCTTCCTTTTCAAACGGAGGAATGTAAGATGTTCCCAAGCGTCCGGTAATGCCCCTATAATCGTAATGGCCTCCACCCGCCAAAAGCACGTACTGCAAATTTGGACAAACGGAGTACACGTAAGAAATGTAATTGCGAATCGCTATCGGCGACACACGGCCACCCGTATAGGAACGATAAATGTCCTGCGCCGAAACGACCGAGGTCGCAAAGGACTGCACCGACGACCCGCCAGAACGGAAGGACGCCAACGCGACCGCAGGTTCCAGGAATTCATCCGGAGCGATAATCAGGTACTCCAGCTTGGAATTCGGACGACTCAAATCCTTAAGCACGCCATCGTTATGGATCGGCAAGGGTTCGACCTTCAAGCCCGAACGGTAGACGCCTTCGCGCACGGCAAGGTAACGCACATCCTCGTCCGACGAGACACTGTCCTTAGCCACGCCACCCGATACCGAAAGCAAACCGACGGGGCGCAAGTCCACGAACTTCATGATCCGCGTTCCCGAAGGGGCCGGCACATTGACAACGCCGGAAACGTTTCCCGGCAACAGCCATTCCGCAGAATCGACAACGGGAGTCCACTGGTACGCCACGGTATAGCCGTCAAAACGGTCGTACTGAAGGTCATTCGGGAGCATGGTCAGCGTATACTGGTTTCCGGATTCAACTAGGCCCGGAGAATCCATTCTGAAATTACCGCCCGGCATCAGCGTCATGTCGAGCCGGTTTACGGTATTCCCGTTGACATCGAACGCAAAACGGATTGACTCCATTCTTGATTCGTAACCTAAACTCGCAAAATCCATTTTCTTGACCTGGTCATTGAGCACGACGGCCGTTCCCGAAAAGATCGAACGATACGGAAAATAGGAAATCGCCACATATTCCTTCCCTCCGGAAACAAGCCCCGGAAGGCGGGAAGTTTCGGTCATGTTCACAGACACCGTCGTCGAATCGAATCGACTATGCCACATCCAGAACCATTCCTTACCCGTCGCCATTTCCCAGTCCAGCGACTTTCCGAAATAGGAATCCCGCAAAAGGGCTTCCTTTTCGGTGCGGACATAGCGCATCCACTTGACATCTTTCCCTTGTCCAGAAGGCGTCTTCACCATATCGCTCAGGCGAAGTCCCTTGCCGGTATCCTTGTAGCCGAACAGGAAATTCTGATAGAAGGAATAAGGCGAATACGAATGGAAGTAATCCATCTTGCCGTTCATAAAGAATTTGTCTTCACGGTCGCAACGTTTCCAGAAAGCATTGCCGTACCCGACAAAGACAAGCGTATCGCCTTCATTGAAAATACCGTCGGGAGAACTTGAATTGTTGCCCGGAGTATGGTCACGAATCTCGATCGGAATTTCAAAGATGCGGTTGGGAATGCGGTCCGCTTCGCCGGGAGCCATATCGGCAAGAGTGTCCGGAGAAGCCCCGTAAAGACAGAGGCGTTCTACGGGAATTCCGTCCAAGTCGCTTTGGCGTTGCAAAAGCAGCAAGGCGGTGCGGATCGTCTTGAAATCCACCGCATACAGGCCATCTTCGCTGAAGGTCGCCACATTCTTGTCGCCCACCTGGATCGATGCGATAAAATTAACGTCCGAAGCAGAACTGCTCGCTTCTTTCCTCAAGGCTTTCATCGCGCCGGAACGCGACACGCCAAAACGGGAGGCGCCTCTTTCGTTCAGCACCCTGGACACGGCTCGCTTGCCGGGATTCACGCCGTTTGCACTCCCCTGGAAGGTAACGCTGATCTTGAACTTCTTGCGGAGCGAAACAGACGAGCCGTTACGCACATACAGCGGAACACGGATATCGGTCATCCACAAGCCATCCCTAAAGAAGGGCGTAGAGACATCGACCGGCATAAAACGGAGCGAATCCGTTCTTCCCATGGGGCCTTCCTTACACAGGGGTTTTCCCAGGGACACCGTCGAGATATCCTTTACTGAAACTTCGGGACGATCCTTTGTCGGAAGCGCCACGCGGTAATAGCGGAAAGGCATCGAGTTGCCGTCTAGGTAAGCGGCCCCTTCGGGGACAAACTTTCCACCACGAGAATCCAATGAATCGCAGCCATGGACCGTCGATTCATAGACCATATCTTCTAGGACAAATCGCGAACGTGAATCTTCTACGACGCGGGCAAAAGAAGGCGTAACGACGACAAGCGCCAGGACTAGGAATGCTAAAAAGGACTTCACCTTTTTAAAATAGCAAATTATCGATTTAGCGGCTGATCAGGAGCTCGGAATAGCCCCTTCCATCCGTCTTGAATTCCACCGTTTCTCCGGACGCCGTTTTCGTCTTGAAAAGGGTCAGCAAAGGCGGGAAATATCCCTGTTTCAAGATGGCATCGAGTTCCTTGCGGTTCATCAGGCACTTCGCATTCCATTCGGGCATGTACCAGTGCCAAGCCTGCCAGTTGAAAATGCTCCGGGTCGACTGCACAAAGGCGCGCAGCATCAGCGAATATTCATACTTGAAATAATCCTCGTATTCACGCAACACCGCTTCTTTTTCGGTAAACGACATCGAGGCGTACCCCGGGTCGATTCGCAGGGGCTCTTCGCCTTTCTTTTCGTAGGTAAAACGCATGCCGCCATTCAAAAGGCGAACCTTCAAGTTGTCCCTGTCTCGGTGGACGAATTCCGTTTCGTTAATTTGTCTATAATCACGTAGAACCACATCGGGCGAAAGCACCGGATTAATCGAAAGCGGAACCGGCTTGGCATCGAGCGAAGGCAACTCGTAGAACAAAATTACTTCGCCAGTTCCCTTGGGCAAGAGGACTGCCGCCAAGGGTTTCGAGCGTTCCGTGATGACCCAGACCATCTCGGGCTTATTCGCGCCCTTGAGCATCGGATCGAGCACACTCATCAGCGAAGGATCCTTCACGCCGTTCACGTCCCATTCCATCCAGGTTCCCGTTCCACCGACGGAATCGAGTGTCGCAAAGAGACGGTCTCCGCTGAAAGGTGCCGCCGACTCCACCGCTCCTAGCACCTTCGCTGCGCCCGCCGTATATCCGGAAGCCTTCCCCGCCTTTTTAACCGGGGCTGCCCAGACACAGGCTACGACGACTAGTACAAGAACTATCGCTTTAAAAAATTTCATAGGAAAACGCTTCACTCGCAACAACTTATTTTAGAAGCCGATCGGCTCGCAGAGGGAGTCGTCAAGACGTGAATACTGCAAGTGGTATTCGCGGTCCAGCCAGTACAGGGCAAGTTTCTTATTGCTCCAGCTTTTCTTGACGGCGGTCGCCTCGACACCCTTCGTAATGAGCGGCACGGTTTCGGTCAAGTCAAGTTTCCAGTCGTTGTCGTCCCATTCGAAAATCATGATCGGGACTTCGGGGCTCTTGGCAAGACCGATGCTTCCACGGTCATTCTTGATCTTGAGGGGGCCCAAGTCCAACTTGGTGAAGTTATGGATGACTCCCGCCTTTGAAAGATACAACCAAAGCATGCGGTCTTCGGGAACCTGCCACAGATGTTCGCGCTCGTAGAGGCGGTAAAGCAGAATGGAATAGACTTCGTAGAACTGGCATGTATCCAGATCTTCGGGCCTGTAGACGCGGGCGTGGTTTTCCAGCGTGTCGAGCCAGTACTCCGAAGAATCGGTCAGCATGGAATAGAGGACCTCGGCAGGAGTGTCTTCGCGGATAGCCGCCATAAAATTGCGGAACATGGCTTCGAGCATCGCCTGCTTGTCGTTTTCGCGGTGCTGCACCTTGGCGTCCTTGACTTCGGCCGATTCACCCAGAGCGGCGTCCGCGAAAGATTCATTACGCGGATTATTCGAGTCTTTGGCCCCGGAAGAGCCTGCACAAGCATTAAAGAAGACTGCGGCACCAACCGCAACCGCCGCAACAATTGTATTTTTCAGTACATGCATCGCGATACCTACCTGAAAATGACTTTGGACGAGCTCCTCCGCGCCTGTAGCCTCAAGGGATTCCAGGGGTCCGGTCCGGGCGGACAACACCGCAACAAGACCAACACCGGAGTTTTGCTCACCTTACGAGATTTCAATTTAGAAATCAAATCCTGCGAAGGAAGGTCCGCTCACGAAAACAAGGTGCATGCACTGCACCGAATGCAGATGGCGCTCGCCCTGCAAATCCGCGAAACTCCAGCCAACCCCGAAATGCCTTTCCCGGGGAGCAACGGGCACCTGCAACCGAGCAACGCCCTTTTTCCGCTGTTCGTCGCGCACGTGTTCGACATCATGGCGACC includes:
- a CDS encoding C25 family cysteine peptidase, with product MKSFLAFLVLALVVVTPSFARVVEDSRSRFVLEDMVYESTVHGCDSLDSRGGKFVPEGAAYLDGNSMPFRYYRVALPTKDRPEVSVKDISTVSLGKPLCKEGPMGRTDSLRFMPVDVSTPFFRDGLWMTDIRVPLYVRNGSSVSLRKKFKISVTFQGSANGVNPGKRAVSRVLNERGASRFGVSRSGAMKALRKEASSSASDVNFIASIQVGDKNVATFSEDGLYAVDFKTIRTALLLLQRQSDLDGIPVERLCLYGASPDTLADMAPGEADRIPNRIFEIPIEIRDHTPGNNSSSPDGIFNEGDTLVFVGYGNAFWKRCDREDKFFMNGKMDYFHSYSPYSFYQNFLFGYKDTGKGLRLSDMVKTPSGQGKDVKWMRYVRTEKEALLRDSYFGKSLDWEMATGKEWFWMWHSRFDSTTVSVNMTETSRLPGLVSGGKEYVAISYFPYRSIFSGTAVVLNDQVKKMDFASLGYESRMESIRFAFDVNGNTVNRLDMTLMPGGNFRMDSPGLVESGNQYTLTMLPNDLQYDRFDGYTVAYQWTPVVDSAEWLLPGNVSGVVNVPAPSGTRIMKFVDLRPVGLLSVSGGVAKDSVSSDEDVRYLAVREGVYRSGLKVEPLPIHNDGVLKDLSRPNSKLEYLIIAPDEFLEPAVALASFRSGGSSVQSFATSVVSAQDIYRSYTGGRVSPIAIRNYISYVYSVCPNLQYVLLAGGGHYDYRGITGRLGTSYIPPFEKEDAVVEDFFGILDSGEVCQYGKYDLDIAVGRLPVNSVTEFAQYIKKAKDYDSVGVMDYSDWRSSLLFAADDAVNSGHTDGDPHTRYQETVARMIDSLSVERGYRWNMKKVYLLDYVEDAAGQKKDAAETLLDFLNQGALFSVYFGHGSKTDWASEGLLKPSYLSKINNEGRYTILGSFSCTVGRFDEGDGRSLSEEFLLAPSAGSINSVGASRETFATYNVAFGTELLEEALLRESSTIGLAFLNAKRNTTGLEYNRQRYNNERYVLMGEPVVRMPRSELKVTLDSTLDTIKALDKMRLSGTVSGMDDGYVDLVLREGRIEKVLDLQVASSQTDGNDSMMIFYDGPLVYSEKVPVKSGRFETEFVTPRKISSGDSAAEFSAWAYSNNSGSVGRLWLRNLSIGGLSEFAADLHDTVPPNIQIQSCYMGNNVTSFADGETVKLQTPACLQVIIEDSTALDFREQADEGISFEVVGVQDPFHPWPYLEQNSKRAKLRMNFTAEQYPAGTYVFRVRAMDVLDNVQIKTVNVEITDNMEAGLADVFNAPNPMGKKGTTFYFKNLVMDPDMSKVNIFIYNQNGKLVKVLKDVVSGVMHWDGRDNHGRPLANGLYHYVVRSEVSSKATSGKKTWTKKQKLLISR
- a CDS encoding peptide chain release factor-like protein, translated to MHRDTYLKMTLDELLRACSLKGFQGSGPGGQHRNKTNTGVLLTLRDFNLEIKSCEGRSAHENKVHALHRMQMALALQIRETPANPEMPFPGSNGHLQPSNALFPLFVAHVFDIMATKNGDTKAAAAAFGLTPSALVKILRQDKACATKLQGNRKQNGQKALKL